One genomic region from Anabaena sp. PCC 7108 encodes:
- a CDS encoding transposase: MKIIGLDVCKNSVVAWELTSIPKNFRTHFRDNKRSKDDDPLTFKANFDGVEKLLMLKPDAVVMEPTGVHYSWIWAHICESEGIKVLWVGHQEAVHYRKQHKLPDKNDQADALALAAYALAHWEEDDFFLQFEAGKVSRLRTLWLQLQSLNRIGSPVINRSRQQLAREFPEAALKQSPARGDDLPPLWAWLAGRERKARKNSYYDNLYKKSIAPKYGVETSTFTRRLSNLLCDLEEWEVEIKSEILEVLEAPEFIPYRKVMTMFGIGTRPQALLISQVYPITKFESLGRFKRRLGMAKDEYSSGDRETMNTGAGSKLCRTQLFLWVLDAIAPVRARPQNEIGQKLGEFYDSRRAQFQDNPELWKKKVVAKMQAEALREFKRSLSQNLLPMVNKELAPQLEATINLTMQTMQMSLTASMNTEQVISSVKEREVKKGFGNLVIS, encoded by the coding sequence ATGAAAATAATCGGTTTAGATGTTTGTAAAAACAGTGTTGTTGCTTGGGAATTAACATCAATCCCTAAAAACTTTAGAACACATTTTCGAGATAACAAACGTTCTAAAGATGATGACCCTTTAACTTTTAAAGCTAATTTTGATGGGGTCGAAAAGTTATTGATGCTCAAACCTGATGCTGTTGTTATGGAACCTACAGGTGTGCATTATTCCTGGATTTGGGCGCACATTTGTGAAAGTGAAGGAATTAAGGTTTTGTGGGTTGGACACCAAGAAGCTGTGCATTACCGCAAACAACACAAATTACCTGATAAAAATGACCAAGCTGATGCTTTGGCACTTGCAGCTTACGCTCTAGCTCACTGGGAGGAGGATGATTTTTTCCTTCAGTTTGAAGCTGGCAAAGTATCGCGGTTACGGACACTTTGGTTACAACTGCAATCACTTAACCGCATTGGGTCCCCTGTGATCAATCGGTCCAGACAACAATTAGCTCGTGAGTTTCCAGAAGCTGCTTTGAAGCAGTCACCGGCTAGAGGGGATGACTTACCACCGCTTTGGGCATGGTTAGCAGGTCGTGAGCGTAAAGCTAGAAAAAATAGTTACTACGACAATCTTTACAAAAAGTCTATTGCTCCCAAATATGGGGTAGAGACTTCTACTTTCACTCGCCGTCTGTCTAACTTGCTGTGTGATTTGGAGGAATGGGAAGTAGAAATTAAATCAGAAATTCTGGAAGTTCTGGAAGCTCCTGAGTTTATCCCCTACCGTAAGGTTATGACTATGTTCGGAATTGGGACTAGACCACAGGCGCTGCTGATTAGCCAAGTTTACCCGATTACAAAGTTTGAGTCGTTGGGAAGGTTTAAACGTAGGCTGGGTATGGCTAAAGATGAATATTCCAGCGGTGACAGGGAAACTATGAATACTGGGGCGGGTTCTAAATTGTGTCGTACTCAGTTGTTTCTGTGGGTTTTGGATGCGATCGCACCAGTTCGCGCTCGTCCTCAAAATGAAATTGGTCAAAAGTTGGGTGAGTTTTACGATTCCCGCCGCGCACAATTTCAGGACAACCCAGAATTATGGAAAAAGAAAGTAGTAGCTAAAATGCAGGCTGAAGCATTGCGAGAATTTAAGCGATCGCTTTCCCAAAATTTGTTACCAATGGTTAACAAGGAATTAGCACCACAACTTGAGGCCACAATTAACTTGACTATGCAAACTATGCAAATGTCTTTGACTGCTTCAATGAACACGGAACAAGTTATATCTAGTGTGAAAGAGAGGGAAGTTAAAAAAGGCTTTGGCAATCTCGTTATCAGTTAA
- a CDS encoding aminotransferase class I/II-fold pyridoxal phosphate-dependent enzyme, with product MIKFTKSFKTPDPIPQAGIEQAIKLMQKGRLYRYNFSDDFNNYSQRCELNNEDEELATEVAKLEHEFSLYTKHKYVVAVNSCGSSIFLALKAVGVELGNKVLTNAFTFTAVPSSIVHAGGVPIYVECNSEYIIDIEDLQSKIKVHPDAKFFVLSYMRGHISNLDTIKNICNQAGIYLIEDCAHSLGAEWDGQLVGNHGEIACFSTQSYKLLNSGEGGLIATNNAQFAAYCILAAGSYEKLYKKHIARPDDDNLFEKLKPHVPNFSLRMSNLTAAVLRPQMEYLEHKISSGQQRYDCLIQTLSSVRNIYIPSPLKKVKRAPDSLQFNLVGLTSEQVEQFLQQTSERGVAIQIFGRYDNSRYYKNWQYSFKETPCLEKTESIISLACDIRLPSSFDADDIKLIGYIIKDVLYKILRIDDHQDYPNGLTDHFETIEEVRGKYDSWVLFYDQEHYDNGWTVLLNHIAYTLTSYLKQDTLILDIGCGTGLLARELNSYGFKNIQGLDISQNSLDLLKDQEIYNALHLEELGNTLSFADNRFDALVSTGVFTRNQVPLESFKELIRILKPGGIFAVVLRVEDDDLYYKPIQDYCDLNMWQEILKTKISVLKSCNHELVILQKSSIGKH from the coding sequence ATGATTAAATTCACTAAAAGTTTTAAAACTCCTGATCCAATTCCTCAAGCGGGTATTGAGCAAGCAATAAAATTGATGCAAAAAGGAAGACTTTACCGCTATAATTTCTCAGATGATTTTAACAATTATAGCCAGCGTTGTGAGTTAAATAATGAAGATGAAGAATTGGCAACTGAAGTAGCCAAGCTAGAACATGAATTTAGTCTCTACACAAAACATAAGTATGTTGTTGCGGTTAACTCCTGCGGAAGTTCCATCTTTTTAGCACTGAAAGCCGTTGGAGTTGAGCTAGGAAACAAAGTATTAACTAATGCTTTTACCTTCACAGCAGTTCCTAGTAGTATTGTTCATGCTGGTGGTGTTCCTATTTATGTAGAGTGTAACTCTGAATATATAATTGATATTGAAGATTTACAATCCAAAATAAAAGTTCATCCAGATGCAAAGTTTTTTGTTTTGTCCTATATGAGAGGACATATATCCAACTTGGATACTATCAAGAATATTTGCAATCAAGCAGGAATTTATTTAATCGAAGATTGCGCTCATAGTCTAGGTGCTGAATGGGATGGACAACTAGTAGGAAATCATGGAGAAATTGCTTGCTTTAGTACCCAAAGTTATAAATTACTCAACTCTGGTGAAGGGGGATTAATTGCCACCAATAATGCACAATTTGCAGCCTATTGTATTCTAGCAGCCGGTTCTTACGAGAAGTTGTACAAGAAACATATTGCTCGTCCTGATGATGACAATTTATTTGAAAAACTCAAACCTCATGTTCCCAATTTTAGTTTGAGAATGAGTAACTTAACTGCTGCTGTATTAAGACCACAGATGGAATATTTAGAACACAAAATATCTTCAGGCCAACAAAGGTACGATTGCTTAATACAAACTCTCAGTTCCGTCAGGAATATTTATATTCCCTCTCCTTTGAAAAAAGTAAAACGCGCACCTGACAGTTTGCAGTTTAATCTTGTAGGATTAACTTCAGAACAAGTGGAGCAATTTTTACAACAAACCAGCGAGAGAGGTGTGGCTATCCAGATTTTTGGTAGATATGATAATTCTCGTTATTACAAAAACTGGCAATACTCATTTAAAGAGACACCCTGTCTAGAAAAGACAGAATCTATTATCTCTTTAGCTTGTGATATTAGGTTACCATCGTCTTTTGATGCCGATGATATCAAATTAATAGGCTACATTATCAAAGACGTTTTGTATAAAATCTTGAGGATAGACGATCATCAAGATTATCCTAATGGATTAACAGACCACTTTGAAACTATCGAAGAAGTTAGAGGTAAATACGATTCTTGGGTATTATTTTACGACCAGGAACATTACGACAATGGTTGGACTGTGTTACTCAATCATATTGCTTACACACTCACATCGTATTTAAAGCAAGATACTTTGATTTTAGATATTGGTTGTGGTACAGGATTATTAGCTCGGGAACTTAATTCTTATGGGTTCAAAAATATCCAAGGTCTTGATATTAGCCAAAACTCTTTAGACCTATTAAAAGACCAGGAGATATACAATGCTTTGCATTTAGAAGAGTTGGGTAACACCCTTTCTTTTGCAGATAATAGGTTTGATGCTTTAGTATCAACTGGCGTTTTTACTCGTAATCAAGTTCCTTTAGAAAGCTTTAAAGAATTAATTCGGATTCTCAAACCAGGTGGTATTTTTGCTGTGGTTCTTAGAGTTGAAGATGATGATTTGTATTACAAACCCATCCAAGATTATTGTGATTTGAATATGTGGCAAGAAATTTTAAAAACAAAAATCAGTGTCTTAAAAAGCTGTAATCATGAGCTAGTGATTTTGCAAAAGTCAAGCATAGGAAAACATTAA
- a CDS encoding helix-turn-helix transcriptional regulator, giving the protein MGKSKNKQESDSPLDALRIERTSLTQDEFAMKCGIPRATYYRWISGKTEARLTIPQVKSLCRELRIGLDELPNDFGSPNSPHD; this is encoded by the coding sequence ATGGGAAAAAGTAAAAACAAACAGGAGAGTGATTCACCCTTGGACGCTCTTAGAATCGAACGCACAAGCCTGACTCAAGATGAATTTGCTATGAAGTGTGGCATACCCCGTGCCACTTACTACCGATGGATTTCCGGAAAAACTGAGGCGCGTCTCACTATCCCCCAAGTGAAAAGCCTATGCCGTGAACTAAGGATCGGACTTGATGAACTACCCAATGATTTTGGTTCTCCAAACTCACCTCACGACTAA
- a CDS encoding mechanosensitive ion channel family protein: MNILIILAEVGILIIVFLLLRWLVGKLLKLLVRLSILKGDDLRIKILRRNITGLLLLTCLVLSISIVGVNGFLIYRGEDIQQYTIALIRKIPSGFWMALGIGIAKSGGVIIAAIFALKVIKSWLKIASNRAKNLDQNTADDESIDAFFTALNQRIRGGIWLLVLICCTQFLKLPIVVSEYLYIALRIYLIISVGLLILKVVAAIVNTLDVLSVRYSSPDNLLRFYDRLQHLIPFLKRCLEFVIYVCTVTLLIQQVQLIAKLATFGLKIIKIIAIIFMSRVMFEVIYLLLEEVLFQDQDLTDIQKSRRLTMIPLFRSLLQYLIYFSVAISILYILDINPTPILAGAGIVGIAVGLGAQTLINDIVCGFFILFENYYLVGDYIEAGKAEEKAVEGTVEAIELRTTRIRHPNGQLYIIRNGDIGSITNYSKQYIFAVVEVDVPYDSNLAHIYQVIEEVGQQLKANNTDVIESTLVDGVESLGESHLLLRTLTKVKPGKHIQIQRVLRKMFMDTLLLEGILIPAGHENKED; encoded by the coding sequence ATGAACATATTAATTATTTTGGCTGAAGTCGGTATTTTAATAATTGTTTTTCTATTATTAAGATGGCTTGTAGGTAAGTTATTAAAGCTATTGGTTAGATTATCAATATTGAAGGGTGACGATTTAAGAATCAAAATTCTGCGCCGCAATATTACTGGTTTATTGTTGCTTACTTGCTTAGTGTTAAGCATTTCTATTGTCGGTGTTAATGGTTTTCTAATCTATCGGGGTGAAGACATCCAACAATATACAATAGCCTTGATTCGCAAGATTCCATCAGGATTTTGGATGGCATTAGGAATTGGTATTGCTAAAAGTGGTGGTGTTATAATTGCAGCAATATTCGCTCTAAAAGTGATCAAATCTTGGTTAAAAATAGCTAGTAATCGTGCTAAGAACTTAGATCAAAACACCGCCGATGATGAAAGTATTGACGCTTTTTTTACTGCACTCAATCAAAGAATTAGAGGTGGAATTTGGCTATTGGTTCTGATTTGTTGTACCCAATTTCTTAAATTACCCATAGTAGTTTCTGAATATCTATATATCGCACTGCGGATTTATTTAATCATTAGTGTGGGATTACTCATTCTCAAAGTAGTTGCGGCAATTGTTAATACTCTAGATGTTCTGAGCGTCAGATACTCCAGTCCTGATAATCTATTGAGATTTTATGATCGTCTCCAACACCTGATTCCTTTTTTGAAACGGTGTTTAGAATTTGTGATTTACGTCTGCACTGTCACATTGCTAATTCAGCAGGTGCAGTTAATAGCCAAGTTGGCCACTTTTGGTTTAAAAATTATCAAAATCATCGCTATCATCTTCATGAGTCGTGTGATGTTTGAGGTGATTTACTTACTATTAGAAGAGGTGCTATTCCAAGACCAGGATTTGACTGATATCCAAAAAAGCAGACGCTTAACTATGATTCCTTTGTTTCGTAGTTTGTTGCAATATTTAATCTATTTCAGCGTTGCGATTTCTATTCTCTACATTCTTGATATTAATCCTACTCCTATTCTTGCTGGTGCTGGAATTGTTGGTATCGCTGTGGGATTAGGCGCACAAACACTAATTAATGATATAGTTTGTGGGTTCTTTATTCTTTTTGAAAACTACTATTTGGTAGGTGATTATATTGAAGCTGGGAAAGCCGAAGAGAAAGCTGTAGAAGGTACTGTTGAAGCCATTGAACTGAGAACTACCCGTATTAGACATCCTAATGGTCAACTATATATTATTCGTAATGGGGATATTGGTTCAATTACCAATTATTCAAAACAGTACATATTTGCAGTAGTGGAAGTTGATGTACCTTACGATTCTAATTTAGCTCATATATATCAAGTGATTGAAGAGGTAGGACAGCAGTTAAAGGCCAATAATACAGATGTGATTGAATCTACTCTAGTAGATGGTGTAGAAAGTCTTGGTGAATCTCACTTGCTATTGCGAACATTAACAAAAGTCAAGCCAGGAAAACATATTCAGATCCAGCGAGTTTTGCGAAAGATGTTTATGGATACTTTATTGTTAGAAGGTATTCTAATTCCTGCTGGTCATGAAAATAAGGAAGATTAA
- the ovoA gene encoding 5-histidylcysteine sulfoxide synthase — MKTISKAKINNLAFTQVPKLDNCSQESLQNYFENSWNLEETLLKSLILSDTFYLNPDLLRNKLIFYLGHSAVFYINKLIRVGLLENRINPQYEILFEIGVDPETPTELETATKDIIWPDVSQVWEYREKAKTAITKVIENTALNLPIHSQHPLWALLMGIEHSRIHFETSSMLLRQLPVDKLQRPEGWNYAPTNGKIPNNQMREISGGVVKLGKKNHDLTFGWDSEYGSLEVEVKPFLASENLITNGEFLEFMQAGGYKNPDYWNVESWSWKELYNVQNPKFWILENNGNYRYRAVFDELDLPLDWPVEVNYYEAMAYCSWQGKQQNKNLRLMTESEWNQALQVSEDSSVENNYNLNVQFISPSPVGMFSENNKSGIFDLRGNVWEWSSSAFYPLPGFEPHYLYEDQSALFFDNRHQMMLGGSWATNGSMALSCYRNWFRPFFYQHVGFRIAESLN; from the coding sequence ATGAAAACAATTTCTAAAGCCAAAATTAATAACCTTGCATTTACCCAAGTTCCCAAACTTGATAATTGTAGTCAGGAAAGTCTACAGAATTATTTTGAAAATTCGTGGAATTTAGAAGAAACACTTTTGAAAAGTTTAATTTTATCAGATACATTTTATCTCAATCCTGACCTTTTAAGAAACAAGTTAATTTTCTACCTTGGACATTCGGCAGTTTTTTACATCAACAAATTAATCCGCGTTGGTTTATTAGAAAATCGCATTAATCCCCAATATGAAATCCTGTTTGAAATTGGTGTTGATCCAGAAACACCCACAGAACTAGAAACCGCTACAAAAGATATTATCTGGCCTGATGTTTCTCAAGTTTGGGAATATCGAGAAAAAGCTAAAACTGCAATTACCAAAGTTATCGAAAATACAGCTTTAAATCTGCCAATTCATTCTCAACACCCCCTGTGGGCTTTATTGATGGGAATTGAACATAGTCGCATTCATTTTGAAACTTCTTCTATGCTACTGCGTCAACTACCTGTTGATAAATTACAACGTCCTGAGGGATGGAATTATGCCCCTACAAATGGGAAAATTCCTAATAATCAAATGCGGGAAATTTCCGGTGGTGTGGTGAAATTGGGCAAAAAAAATCATGATTTGACTTTCGGTTGGGATAGCGAATATGGAAGTTTGGAAGTTGAAGTTAAACCATTTTTAGCCAGTGAAAACTTAATTACTAATGGCGAATTTTTAGAGTTTATGCAAGCTGGAGGTTATAAAAATCCAGATTATTGGAATGTGGAATCTTGGAGTTGGAAAGAATTATATAATGTGCAAAATCCGAAATTTTGGATATTAGAAAATAATGGTAATTACCGTTATCGTGCAGTATTTGATGAGCTAGATTTACCTTTAGATTGGCCTGTAGAAGTCAATTATTATGAAGCAATGGCTTACTGTAGTTGGCAAGGTAAACAGCAAAATAAAAACCTGCGTTTAATGACAGAATCAGAATGGAATCAAGCTTTACAAGTATCTGAAGATTCTAGTGTAGAAAACAACTATAATCTCAACGTACAATTTATTTCACCTTCCCCCGTAGGAATGTTTTCAGAAAATAACAAATCTGGTATTTTTGACTTACGAGGTAATGTTTGGGAATGGTCATCTAGTGCATTTTATCCCTTACCAGGATTTGAACCTCATTATCTTTATGAAGATCAATCTGCACTATTTTTTGATAATAGACATCAAATGATGCTTGGTGGTTCTTGGGCAACAAATGGTTCGATGGCTTTATCATGTTATCGGAACTGGTTTCGTCCGTTTTTTTATCAGCACGTTGGTTTTAGAATTGCTGAAAGTTTGAATTAA
- the egtD gene encoding L-histidine N(alpha)-methyltransferase, whose protein sequence is MIAQPLTVLDHHYQELSDDGKDVIKGLNKTPKTLSPKYFYDDPGSLLFEKICELPEYYPTRTEAWILNQYADEIATITNCCELIELGSGSSTKTQALLTAYQKIADSCRYLPIDVSGGILKTSVLQLQEKYPDITIHGLLGTYEQALVHLESNYLQSRMLFFLGSSLGNFNPEECDSFLSQVSRTLQPGDYFLLGIDLQKPKDILEAAYNDSQGVTAAFNLNMLSHLNWRFQGDFDINLFKHQAIYNQVDNQIEMYLHCQKSHWVNLEALDLKVCFEAGESILTEISRKFDLTTMEILLQSKGLNTVKTWTDEKGWFGLILCQV, encoded by the coding sequence ATGATTGCTCAACCTTTAACAGTTTTAGATCATCATTATCAAGAGTTAAGTGATGATGGAAAAGATGTGATAAAGGGGTTAAATAAAACTCCCAAAACTTTATCACCAAAATATTTTTACGATGATCCTGGTTCTCTATTATTTGAAAAAATTTGTGAGTTACCAGAATATTATCCTACGCGTACAGAAGCATGGATTTTAAATCAGTATGCTGATGAAATTGCTACAATTACAAATTGTTGTGAGTTGATAGAGTTAGGTAGTGGTAGTTCTACGAAAACTCAAGCTTTATTAACTGCTTATCAAAAAATTGCTGATTCTTGTAGATATCTGCCGATTGATGTTAGTGGTGGGATTCTGAAAACGAGTGTTTTACAGTTACAAGAAAAATATCCTGATATTACTATTCATGGTTTATTGGGAACTTATGAACAAGCTTTAGTTCATCTGGAATCAAATTATTTACAGTCGCGGATGTTGTTTTTCTTGGGAAGTTCTTTAGGCAATTTTAATCCAGAAGAATGTGATAGTTTTTTAAGTCAGGTTTCTCGAACTTTACAACCAGGAGATTATTTTTTATTGGGGATTGATTTACAAAAACCCAAGGATATTTTAGAAGCAGCTTATAACGATAGTCAAGGAGTGACTGCTGCTTTTAATTTGAATATGCTTTCTCATTTGAATTGGCGTTTTCAAGGTGATTTTGACATTAATTTATTTAAACATCAAGCGATTTACAATCAGGTTGATAATCAAATAGAGATGTATTTACATTGTCAAAAAAGCCATTGGGTAAATTTGGAAGCTTTGGATTTAAAGGTTTGCTTTGAAGCGGGAGAAAGTATCTTAACAGAAATTTCTCGTAAGTTTGATTTAACAACTATGGAAATATTGTTGCAGAGTAAAGGATTAAATACTGTGAAAACTTGGACAGATGAAAAAGGATGGTTTGGGTTGATTCTTTGCCAAGTTTAA
- a CDS encoding 3'-5' exonuclease, giving the protein MNHYFLIIDLEATCCNQKSIPRHEMEIIEIGAVMLNRKTWEIDSEFQQFIKPVRNPQLTAFCTELTSISQKQVDTAPTFPEAMSKLTEWVNLFPNNIFCSWGNYDKLQFLQDCKFHQVPYPFGTEHRNIKNEFSEYLGVSHKFGMAQALKHLQIELQGTHHRGIDDARNISSIYKHIQIT; this is encoded by the coding sequence ATGAATCACTATTTTCTCATCATTGATCTTGAAGCTACTTGTTGTAATCAAAAGAGTATTCCCCGTCACGAAATGGAAATTATCGAAATTGGCGCGGTAATGTTGAATAGAAAAACCTGGGAAATTGATTCTGAGTTTCAACAATTTATCAAACCTGTAAGAAATCCCCAACTTACAGCTTTCTGTACAGAATTAACTAGTATTTCTCAAAAACAAGTTGATACTGCACCTACTTTTCCAGAAGCAATGTCAAAGTTGACAGAATGGGTGAATTTATTTCCTAACAATATATTTTGTTCTTGGGGTAATTACGACAAATTACAATTTTTACAAGATTGTAAATTCCATCAAGTTCCTTATCCTTTTGGCACAGAACACAGAAATATCAAAAATGAATTTTCAGAATATTTGGGTGTATCTCATAAATTTGGTATGGCACAAGCTCTTAAACATTTGCAAATAGAATTACAAGGTACACATCACAGGGGTATTGATGATGCTCGAAATATTTCCTCCATATACAAGCATATCCAAATTACCTGA
- a CDS encoding mechanosensitive ion channel family protein, translating to MEIISNALKSIDYSNFPIAKIAAVLVILTLTQTLRRFVLAVIIKTIENFTKKTETTLDDELIAIVKPALNWLILIGGFWLIKEILAEELGSKLTDTIGKSLNLIVVFIIAYVVYRSSSILGQVIANIVLHTETELDELLRPLMPKIFQSAAIIVLTIKISEIFLGQSAAALVGLLGGAGITLGLLFKDILYDWFCTIIIYSDNLYKEGDWVGISGVDGFVQILAIGFRTTTLHIVKWGSIIKMPNSRMISGIVENWSQNPGEELKWGLNLILKIDGISAKQTARICDAIQQMSTSIPGLSPQCTVRFKNIEKNARVIELMAFVNDDNLYFDAEKNLNLAILELLEEEGIDSLYVELRTEPEKYKPMQNSNN from the coding sequence ATGGAAATTATCTCTAACGCGCTCAAAAGTATCGATTATTCTAATTTTCCCATTGCGAAAATTGCTGCTGTTCTTGTCATATTAACGCTGACACAGACATTAAGAAGATTTGTCTTAGCAGTGATCATCAAAACCATTGAGAATTTTACCAAGAAAACAGAAACTACTCTTGATGATGAATTAATTGCTATTGTTAAGCCAGCTTTAAATTGGCTAATTCTTATTGGTGGATTTTGGCTGATTAAGGAAATTCTGGCAGAGGAATTAGGTTCTAAATTAACCGATACTATTGGTAAAAGTCTGAACCTAATAGTTGTTTTTATTATTGCCTATGTTGTTTATCGTAGTTCTTCAATTTTAGGACAAGTAATTGCTAACATAGTGCTGCATACTGAAACTGAACTTGATGAATTGCTCAGACCTTTGATGCCGAAAATTTTTCAATCGGCAGCAATTATTGTATTAACAATTAAAATCAGTGAAATATTTTTAGGACAATCTGCTGCTGCACTTGTGGGTTTACTTGGTGGTGCTGGTATCACTTTAGGTTTACTCTTCAAAGACATTCTTTATGATTGGTTTTGTACAATTATTATCTACTCTGATAATCTCTATAAAGAAGGTGATTGGGTGGGAATATCAGGAGTAGATGGTTTTGTGCAGATCCTTGCTATTGGATTTAGAACCACAACACTGCATATAGTTAAATGGGGTTCAATCATCAAAATGCCCAATTCTCGAATGATTTCTGGAATTGTCGAAAATTGGTCACAAAATCCAGGTGAAGAATTAAAGTGGGGACTGAATTTAATTCTCAAAATAGACGGTATTTCTGCCAAGCAAACGGCAAGAATTTGTGATGCTATTCAACAAATGTCAACATCTATTCCTGGCTTGTCTCCTCAGTGTACAGTGCGTTTCAAAAACATTGAAAAGAATGCTCGCGTAATTGAGTTGATGGCATTTGTGAATGATGATAACCTCTATTTTGATGCTGAGAAAAACTTAAATCTAGCCATCTTGGAACTTTTAGAAGAAGAGGGTATTGATTCTCTGTATGTAGAATTGAGAACAGAACCAGAAAAATATAAACCGATGCAAAACAGCAATAATTAA
- a CDS encoding radical SAM protein, which produces MKLKNQSIGLVEVPALGLYDEEGHNWTALYRRNTLLSKQVLIADLQAGGFDAQLVNLKAGDCQEPFGEVTWKGMNLTKAYVGQRIYDVDPETYDAWGVTVNYTQERQVTCMAIAHFASKGKPVVVGGSDAIAEPKYYLEAGATAIVIDKSGAANWPIFDHVLGKTPREKLTGVILADGTYHPTRSQAMTPDDWALPSVEVARQCLGQEYSEEPFVEDLVPIGSVYPDIGCDRKCDFCQTPTYTSGYRRMSPQTTLNWIARQKEAGAKCTVMGSDQFLGRVLFPGGKEEILEITTGAREMGMPLLWPNGLELRKATLGRGRNYDHTDLTPDEELIEALWGWDGKVGGFLGYIPAERPVFGRESYSKLLPWQQHCEMMKLIVRAGLPVIVYGLIIGFPDDTQDSLLRLEEGVLELHQQLREINPELEFQVASYAISPIPGTPQGESIRKSGLLKFDDPSIIGGFWTPSCDTHHLSYEDISEWQFQLAKIGKAESKIINYHGGLTKMAAGGKSGN; this is translated from the coding sequence ATGAAATTAAAAAATCAAAGTATCGGATTAGTTGAAGTACCTGCCTTGGGCTTATATGACGAAGAAGGACATAATTGGACAGCATTATATAGACGTAATACCTTACTTAGTAAACAAGTATTAATAGCAGATTTACAAGCAGGTGGTTTTGATGCTCAACTTGTGAATCTGAAAGCTGGTGATTGTCAAGAACCCTTTGGCGAGGTAACTTGGAAAGGGATGAATTTGACCAAAGCTTATGTAGGTCAGAGAATTTATGATGTAGATCCTGAAACTTATGATGCTTGGGGAGTGACAGTTAATTATACCCAAGAACGTCAAGTCACCTGTATGGCGATCGCACATTTTGCTAGTAAAGGAAAACCAGTTGTAGTTGGTGGTTCGGATGCAATCGCTGAACCAAAATACTATCTAGAAGCAGGTGCAACAGCCATAGTAATTGACAAATCTGGAGCAGCAAACTGGCCGATTTTTGACCATGTACTCGGTAAAACTCCCAGGGAAAAACTCACAGGAGTAATCTTAGCTGATGGTACTTATCACCCCACCCGTAGCCAAGCCATGACTCCCGATGATTGGGCTTTACCATCGGTAGAAGTAGCCAGACAATGTTTAGGACAAGAATATTCAGAAGAACCGTTTGTAGAAGATTTAGTACCCATAGGCTCAGTGTATCCTGACATTGGATGCGATCGCAAATGTGACTTTTGCCAAACACCAACTTACACATCAGGATACCGGCGAATGTCACCCCAAACTACCCTAAATTGGATTGCTCGTCAAAAAGAAGCCGGAGCAAAATGTACAGTCATGGGTTCAGATCAATTTCTCGGACGGGTGCTATTTCCAGGAGGAAAAGAAGAGATTCTAGAAATCACCACAGGAGCGCGAGAAATGGGAATGCCACTTTTGTGGCCTAATGGTTTAGAACTCAGAAAAGCCACATTAGGAAGAGGACGCAACTATGATCACACAGACCTCACACCCGACGAAGAACTGATCGAAGCACTGTGGGGATGGGATGGTAAAGTCGGCGGATTTTTAGGTTATATACCCGCAGAACGTCCCGTTTTTGGCAGAGAATCTTACAGCAAACTTCTGCCCTGGCAACAACATTGTGAGATGATGAAACTGATTGTCAGAGCAGGTCTTCCCGTCATCGTTTATGGTTTAATTATCGGCTTTCCTGATGATACTCAAGATAGTTTACTTCGTCTGGAAGAAGGCGTTTTAGAACTCCATCAACAACTCAGAGAAATTAACCCAGAATTAGAATTTCAAGTAGCATCCTATGCAATTTCTCCCATCCCCGGAACACCTCAAGGAGAAAGCATCCGCAAGTCGGGGTTGTTGAAATTTGACGATCCATCTATCATTGGTGGTTTCTGGACTCCCAGTTGTGACACACATCATCTCAGCTATGAAGATATTTCTGAGTGGCAATTTCAATTAGCTAAAATTGGTAAAGCCGAATCTAAAATCATCAACTATCATGGAGGACTCACAAAAATGGCTGCTGGTGGTAAATCAGGTAATTAA